Proteins encoded within one genomic window of Brienomyrus brachyistius isolate T26 chromosome 22, BBRACH_0.4, whole genome shotgun sequence:
- the LOC125717643 gene encoding histone acetyltransferase p300-like isoform X1 produces MADNGLDSGPPSAKRPKLSSPALSASDGNDFSSLFDLEHDLPDELISSELGLPNGGDLGQLHTGVGGGPHGVQDAAAKHKQLSELLRSSGPPAPPSGQQVAGTSPGGGAMGLLSGMNASPGPAGMGGPPQQPSPQHASMMHPAGMGGTGMIRGMAGVPKGNGQQQAPTSQQQGMIGGQVMNGSPRMGYPNMTLGNSMLPDTLQQQQQQMQGGQQLGAAGQAGLRGQQPGAVNKMGMMGNPGPYGNPYGQPAGQGLGGTGLGTQLQNKTGLPSSLGQFNLDKKTPPMQGMAGMASQQPPAGVAGPVAGTAAAAAGATGMMSSAPGGLGTVATPPGAAGAPPPPTADPEKRKLIQQQLVLLLHAHKCQRREQANGEVRPCSLPHCRTMKNVLNHMTHCQAGKSCQVAHCASSRQIISHWKNCTRHDCPVCLPLKNAGDKRNQQTLLGSAGVGLASALGTVPGGQPSAPSLNPPSQIDPSSIERAYAALGLTYQGAQMPAQAPQTQLSAQGLQGQPGMRPLGGMAGGSPMGVNGGVGVQSASQQSSLLQDSMLHGGMNAQSLMNDTAGVGVLGSMPTAAPPSASGMRKSWHEDITQDLRNHLVHKLVQAIFPTPDPAALKDRRMENLVAYARKVEGDMYESANSRAEYYHLLAEKIYKIQKELEEKRRTRLQKQGMLPTQPGMPPSGLGQGPPGLGQPPMPPGQPPNGPHSDPSLVRSPVTNQMNRMQNPSGMGQFSQMGMQPMAQRSTPPLQMGLPLGQVGMGSPRMGQPNVNQLQNQYLPPNQCPGSGPGLGPGSAGMAQQSPMATPPPLPVSSPLPQTGPVGGGALVGPMGSGGPGGGPPPGLPPPSAQASSSHPHCPPQLRQNSPSPARSLTPTPHHTPPALASSQTPQPQTPTPPQLAPLPPQQQLAQAMGPGMGSDKPAQLLQQQQQQMAGSAPGGAQPGLTSSVSTPTAPLPPQLPRTPLSQRSSLTADGQVSTPASVSSTDAGSQHAPPDPKMEVKQPDEEDEDEGADGKASGKMAAMHADMKAEEKPDLKKEEAAGDRCKVEPMDTVLGPGLEDRKPDVKVEPKEEEEGSGSAGPLSSPPSAQSKRKIFKPEELRQALMPTLEALYRQDPESLPFRQPVDPQLLGIPDYFDIVKNPMDLSTIKRKLDTGQYQEPWQYVDDIWLMFNNAWLYNRKTSRVYKYCSKLAEVFEQEIDPVMQSLGYCCGRKLEFSPQTLCCYGKQLCTIPRDAAYFSYQNRYHFCEKCFNEIQGESVSLGDDPSQPQTSINKDQFERKKNDTLDPELLVECIDCGRKMHQICVLHNETIWPTGFVCDRCLKKSNKTRKENKYAAKRLPQTKLGNFLETRVNEYLRRQNHPESGEVTIRVVHVSDKVVEVKPGMKARFVDSGEMAESFPYRTKALFAFEDIDGADVCFFGMHVQEYGSDCPPPNQRRVYISYLDSVHFFQPRHLRTGVYHEILIGYLEYVKKLGYTTGHIWACPPSEGDDYIFHCHPMDQKIPKPKRLQEWYKKMLDKAVSERIVHDYKDIFKQATEDRLTSAKELPYFEGDFWPNVLEESIKELEQEEEERKREENSTSSESIDATKGDSKNAKKKNSKKTSKNKSSLSRANKKKPGMPNVSNDLSQKLYATMEKHKEVFFVIRLIAGPAANSLPLIADPDPLMACDLMDGRDAFLTLARDKHLEFSSLRRSKWSTMCMLVELHNQSQDRFVYTCNECKHHVETRFHCTVCEDYDLCISCYNTKGHEHKMEKLGLGLDDESNSQAAAATQSPGDSRRLSIQRCIQSLVHACQCRNANCSLPSCQKMKRVVQHTKGCKRKTNGGCPICKQLIALCCYHAKHCQENKCPVPFCLNIKQKLRQQQIQHRLQQAQMLRRRMASMQRTGQPTGGSGAGGLPSPGNSNCTTAPSTPTSVGAQPPTPQTPTQPSVQSVPPPGAGGGGPPPHHLQQMPAGGLMNSPQQQQQQMMPQVPPPQQPQPQPPQAQQLQHPNSLPPYVPRHPFSSPQSQGKPGLGPATPPQQQQQPQSLQPNPGQPPMAPQQQPPPPSSGPPPAAVEIAMKIQRVAETQRKMAQAQILKRQAPNLMPPHPHHQPPQPQAPIGMGHPGAGMVGAPGLSPQAARAHMEQQQQPNPQQGMMVPVGMQQPLPQGNPQNQLPPQMPLPQQGAPQLQPPQQQPQQQPWGNPSMQIQSRPGMMSQASHPAMMAAQQQQPGQGPVMGVPAGGGGLAGGGSLPQAALQELLRALRSPSSPLQQQQVLEILRANPQLMAAFIKQRASRYKGGAPGGGGGIAAVPGAMGPSAVNVNAGASAAGMHMGQGMGMPPMGPLQQQQQPQQQQQQAGLQGQAANMANMNPQFRELLIRRHQLQQQQQQQQQQQQQQQMGAHGQFQQPQPPQQQAYLGQQPGQPQPGGPQPGQPQQAYPGPALQQRLQSHQHHLQMQQQQNAMLQGGDGGGGGPPLQQPQQPPPPQGGPQATSSQPMPMLPQALHQRLLQQQQQHLGGGSPAQHGSPMSPQQNPMSQSPHPHLQGAPLTAASSLSSQVRSPQLSPRPQSQPPRSSPSPRMQPQPSPHHISPQTQTGSPHQGHLPQHHPAMGVPQPLAQQQQQQGPMDPGPFGSDPNAMLSQLSSMGALHGPGATELMGGSSQDVNHSTLDMM; encoded by the exons ATGGCCGATAATGGTCTGGACTCCGGCCCGCCTTCAGCCAAGAGGCCTAAACTCTCTTCGCCGGCACTTTCTGCCAGTGATGGAAATG ACTTCAGCTCACTGTTTGACCTGGAGCATGACCTCCCCGACGAGCTCATCAGCTCAGAGCTGGGCTTGCCCAATGGTGGAGATCTGGGCCAGCTGCacactggcgtgggtgggggtcCCCATGGGGTGCAGGACGCAGCAGCCAAGCACAAGCAGCTGTCGGAGCTCCTGCGCTCCAGCGGGCCACCCGCACCTCCctctggccagcaggtggcgggGACGAGCCCGGGAGGGGGTGCGATGGGGCTCCTGAGTGGCATGAACGCTTCCCCGGGACCGGCCGGCATGGGCGGCCCACCTCAGCAGCCCTCCCCTCAGCATGCATCCATGATGCACCCAGCTGGGATGGGCGGGACCGGCATGATCAGAGGCATGGCCGGAGTCCCGAAGGGGAATGGACAGCAGCAGGCACCCACATCGCAGCAGCAAGGCATGATAGGTGGACAGGTCATGAATGGATCCCCCAGGATGGGCTACCCAAACATGACTCTGGGGAACAGCATGCTGCCCGACACCttacaacaacagcagcagcaaatgcAGGGTGGCCAGCAGCTCGGAGCAGCAGGGCAGGCTGGACTGAGGGGGCAGCAGCCTGGAGCAGTAAACAAG ATGGGCATGATGGGTAATCCAGGCCCCTATGGCAACCCTTACGGTCAGCCAGCGGGGCAAGGTCTGGGTGGCACCGGACTGGGCACACAGCTCCAGAACAAGACCGGTTTGCCCAGCAGCCTCGGCCAGTTTAACCTGGATAAGAAGACTCCACCGATGCAGGGCATGGCTGGTATG GCCTCCCAGCAGCCACCAGCAGGGGTGGCAGGACCCGTAGCAGGAACGGCGGCAGCAGCTGCAGGGGCAACCGGCATGATGTCCAGTGCACCGGGTGGCCTTGGCACCGTGGCGACGCCCCCTGGCGCTGCGGGGGCCCCGCCACCCCCCACGGCCGACCCAGAGAAGCGCAAGCTGATCCAGCAGCAGCTGGTTCTCCTGCTGCATGCCCACAAGTGCCAGCGGCGCGAGCAGGCCAATGGGGAGGTTCGGCCGTGCTCCCTGCCTCACTGCCGCACTATGAAGAACGTGCTGAACCACATGACCCACTGCCAGGCCGGCAAGTCCTGCCAGG TGGCGCACTGCGCCTCGTCAAGACAGATCATCTCGCACTGGAAGAACTGCACGCGGCACGACTGCCCCGTTTGCCTGCCGCTGAAGAACGCCGGGGACAAGAGGAACCAGCAGA CGCTGCTGGGCTCCGCCGGAGTGGGCTTGGCCAGTGCCCTGGGAACCGTGCCGGGAGGCCAGCCCAGCGCACCCAGCCTGAACCCGCCCAGCCAGATCGACCCCAGCTCCATCGAGAGGGCTTACGCCGCCTTGGGCCTCACATACCAGGGTGCCCAGATGCCCGCCCAGGCTCCCCAGACACAGCTGTCCGCTCAGGGCCTGCAGGGGCAGCCAGGGATGCGGCCCCTGGGGGGCATGG CAGGAGGGAGCCCCATGGGTGTCAATGGAGGCGTCGGGGTCCAGTCGGCCAGCCAGCAATCCAGCCTGCTGCAGGACTCCATGCTCCATGGTGGCATGAACGCGCAGAG TCTAATGAATGATACCGCCGGGGTGGGCGTCTTGGGCTCCATGCCCACAGCGGCTCCCCCGTCCGCGTCAGGCATGAGGAAGAGCTGGCATGAGGACATCACACAGGACCTGCGCAACCACCTGGTGCACAAACT GGTGCAGGCCATCTTCCCCACACCCGACCCAGCTGCACTCAAGGACCGGCGAATGGAGAACCTAGTGGCCTACGCCCGCAAGGTGGAGGGTGACATGTACGAGTCGGCCAACAGCAGG GCCGAGTACTACCATCTCCTGGCGGAGAAGATCTATAAGATCCAGAAGGAGCTGGAAGAGAAGCGGCGAACCCGGCTGCAGAAGCAGGGCATGCTGCCCACACAGCCTGGCATGCCGCCTTCCGGCCTGGGCCAGGGTCCCCCTGGACTGGGGCAGCCCCCCATGCCACCCGGCCAGCCGCCCA ACGGACCTCATTCTGATCCCTCTCTTGTCCGGTCCCCAGTGACCAACCAGATGAACCGGATGCAGAACCCTTCTG GTATGGGCCAGTTCAGCCAGATGGGAATGCAGCCCATGGCCCAGAGGTCCACGCCGCCTCTGCAGATGGGCCTCCCCCTCGGCCAG GTGGGTATGGGAAGCCCAAGAATGGGCCAGCCAAATGTGAACCAGCTCCAGAACCAGTACCTGCCCCCCAATCAGTGTCCCGGATCAGGACCTGGACTCGGGCCCGGCTCGGCTGGCATGGCACAG CAGTCTCCgatggccacacccccaccGCTTCCTGTAAGCAGTCCACTCCCCCAGACAGGaccagtggggggtggggcccTGGTGGGGCCCATGGGATCTGGCGGCCCTGGTGGAGGCCCTCCCCCTGGCCTGCCTCCCCCCTCAGCCCAAGCCAGCAGCTCTCACCcgcactgccccccccagctgcgGCAGAACTCGCCGTCCCCTGCCCGTAGTCtgactcccaccccccaccacacgCCGCCGGCGCTGGCGAGCTCGCAGACGCCCCAGCCGCAGACCCCCACGCCACCCCAGCTGGCtcctctgcccccccagcagcAGTTAGCTCAGGCCATGGGCCCAGGGATGGGCTCGGACAAACCCGCTCAATtgctgcagcagcagcagcaacagatgGCAGGAAGTGCCCCTGGTGGGGCCCAGCCGGGGCTGACTTCCTCGGTGTCCACCCCGACTGCCCCCCTGCCACCCCAACTGCCACGCACTCCG CTGTCTCAAAGATCATCCCTGACTGCTGATGGTCAGGTCTCCACGCCTGCATCTGTTAGTAGTACCGATGCTGGCTCTCAGCATGCCCCGCCTGACCCCAAGATGGAAGTCAAGCAGCCGGAcgaggaggatgaggacgagggcGCGGACGGGAAAGCCTCAGGGAAGATGGCCGCGATGCACGCTGACATGAAGGCCGAGGAGAAGCCTGAT CTTAAAAAGGAAGAAGCGGCAGGTGATCGGTGCAAAGTGGAGCCCATGGACACTGTGCTGGGGCCGGGGCTTGAGGACAGGAAGCCAGATGTGAAAGTGGAGcccaaagaggaagaggaggggtcAGGCTCGGCCGGTCCTCTGAGCTCTCCGCCCAGCGCTCAGAGCAAGAGGAAAA TCTTCAAGCCAGAGGAACTGCGGCAGGCTCTCATGCCCACCCTGGAGGCTCTGTACCGGCAGGATCCCGAGTCGCTGCCCTTCCGACAGCCGGTGGACCCCCAGTTACTGGGAATACCC GACTACTTTGACATTGTGAAGAACCCAATGGACCTGTCCACCATCAAGCGTAAGCTGGACACAGGCCAATACCAGGAGCCCTGGCAGTACGTGGACGACATCTGGCTCATGTTCAACAACGCCTGGCTCTACAACCGCAAGACCTCGCGTGTCTACAAGTATTGCTCCAAGCTGGCCGAGGTCTTCGAGCAGGAGATCGACCCGGTCATGCAGAGCCTGGGTTACTGCTGCGGCAGAAAG CTGGAGTTCTCCCCCCAGACCCTGTGTTGCTACGGTAAACAGCTGTGCACCATTCCCCGTGACGCTGCGTACTTCAGCTACCAGAACAG GTACCACTTCTGTGAGAAGTGTTTCAACGAAATCCAGGGGGAGAGCGTGTCCCTGGGGGACGACCCCTCTCAGCCACAGAC ATCCATCAACAAAGACCAGTTCGAGAGGAAGAAGAATGACACGCTGGACCCTGAGCT GCTTGTTGAGTGCATCGACTGTGGTCGTAAAATGCACCAGATCTGCGTCCTTCATAACGAGACCATTTGGCCAACAGG CTTCGTGTGTGATAGGTGCCTGAAGAAGTCCAATAAAACACGCAAGGAGAACAAATATGCAGCTAAAA GGCTGCCCCAGACAAAGCTCGGAAACTTCCTAGAAACGCGTGTCAACGAGTACCTCAGGAGGCAGAACCATCCGGAATCAGGCGAGGTCACCATCCGCGTAGTCCACGTGTCCGACAAGGTGGTGGAAGTCAAACCGGGCATGAAGGCCAG GTTCGTGGACAGCGGCGAGATGGCGGAGTCATTCCCTTACAGAACCAAGGCGCTGTTTGCCTTTGAGGACATCGACGGCGCTGACGTCTGCTTCTTCGGCATGCATGTGCAGGAGTATGGGTCCGACTGCCCGCCACCCAACCAGAG GCGTGTGTATATCTCCTACCTGGACAGTGTACACTTCTTCCAGCCACGACACCTGCGCACAGGCGTCTACCACGAGATCCTCATCGGGTACCTGGAGTACGTCAAAAAGCTGGG GTACACAACTGGGCACATCTGGGCCTGTCCTCCCAGTGAGGGGGATGATTACATCTTCCACTGCCACCCAATGGACCAGAAGATCCCCAAACCCAAGCGTCTGCAGGAGTGGTACAAGAAGATGCTGGACAAGGCTGTGTCTGAGCGCATTGTGCATGACTACAAG GACATCTTCAAGCAAGCAACAGAAGATCGCTTAACCAGTGCCAAGGAGCTGCCTTACTTTGAGGGCGACTTCTGGCCTAACGTGCTGGAGGAGAGCATCAAGGAGCTGGagcaggaagaggaggagcgGAAGAGGGAGGAGAACAGTACCTCCAGCGAGAGCATCGAC GCTACTAAGGGCGACAGCAAAAATGCCAAGAAAAAGAACAGTAAGAAGACGAGCAAGAACAAGAGCAGCCTGAGCCGAGCCAACAAGAAGAAGCCAGGGATGCCCAACGTGTCCAACGACCTGTCACAGAAGCTCTACGCCACCATGGAGAAGCACAAGGAG GTGTTCTTCGTGATTCGGCTGATCGCTGGGCCCGCCGCAAACTCCCTGCCGCTCATCGCGGACCCGGACCCGCTGATGGCGTGCGACCTGATGGACGGCCGCGACGCCTTCCTGACGCTGGCGCGCGACAAGCACCTGGAGTTCTCCTCACTGCGGCGTTCCAAGTGGAGCACCATGTGCATGCTGGTGGAACTCCACAACCAGAGCCAGGACCGCTTCGTCTACACCTGTAACGAGTGCAAGCATCACGTGGAGACGCGCTTCCACTGCACCGTCTGCGAG GACTATGACCTGTGCATCAGCTGCTACAACACCAAGGGCCACGAACACAAGATGGAGAAGCTGGGCCTGGGCCTGGATGATGAGAGCAACAGCCAGGCTGCCGCAGCTACGCAGAGTCCCGGCGACTCGCGGCGCCTGAGCATCCAGCGCTGCATCCAGTCGCTGGTGCACGCCTGCCAGTGCCGCAACGCCAACTGCTCGCTACCATCCTGCCAGAAGATGAAGCGTGTGGTGCAACACACCAAAGGCTGCAAGCGCAAGACCAACGGCGGCTGCCCCATCTGCAAGCAACTGATCGCACTCTGCTGCTACCACGCAAAGCACTGCCAGGAAAACAAGTGCCCCGTGCCCTTTTGCCTCAACATCAAGCAAAAGCTACGCCAGCAACAGATCCAGcaccggctgcagcaggcgcagATGCTGCGCCGGCGCATGGCCAGCATGCAGCGCACCGGCCAGCccacagggggcagcggagcaGGAGGTCTGCCTTCCCCAGGGAACAGCAACTGTACCACCGCGCCTAGTACACCCACGTCGGTTGGGGCCCAGCCTCCGACGCCACAAACACCCACCCAACCCAGTGTGCAGTCTGTGCCCCCGCCCGGGGCGGGTGGGGGTGGCCCCCCACCGCACCACCTGCAGCAGATGCCTGCTGGCGGCTTGATGAACTCgccgcagcagcagcaacagcagatGATGCCCCAGGTGCCGCCACCGCAGCAACCGCAGCCGCAGCCTCCCCAGGCCCAGCAACTCCAGCACCCTAACAGCCTGCCACCCTATGTGCCCCGCCATCCattctcctccccacagtccCAGGGAAAGCCGGGGCTGGGTCCGGCCACTCCAccccagcagcagcaacagccgCAGTCCCTGCAGCCCAACCCTGGGCAGCCACCCATGGccccgcagcagcagccgccgcCACCTTCGTCGGGCCCACCTCCAGCGGCCGTCGAGATCGCCATGAAAATCCAACGAGTAGCCGAGACCCAGCGCAAGATGGCCCAGGCGCAGATCCTGAAGAGACAGGCACCCAACCTGATGCCTCctcacccccaccaccagcccCCACAGCCCCAGGCCCCCATAGGCATGGGCCACCCCGGCGCCGGTATGGTTGGTGCCCCTGGCCTGTCCCCGCAGGCCGCCAGGGCCCAcatggagcagcagcagcagccgaaCCCCCAGCAAGGAATGATGGTGCCGGTGGGCATGCAGCAACCTCTGCCGCAGGGTAACCCTCAGAATCAGCTCCCGCCGCAAATGCCCCTCCCACAGCAAGGTGCCCCCCAGCTCCAGCCGCcccagcagcaaccacagcagcagccttgggGAAACCCATCCATGCAGATCCAGTCAAGGCCTGGCATGATGAGCCAGGCCAGTCACCCAGCCATGATGGCggcccagcagcagcagcccggCCAGGGGCCTGTAATGGGTGTCCCGGCCGGAGGCGGTGGGTTGGCGGGTGGCGGCAGCCTCCCTCAGGCTGCCCTGCAGGAGCTACTGCGTGCCCTTCGCTCGCCCAGTTCGCCgctgcagcagcagcaagtgctGGAGATCCTGCGCGCCAACCCGCAACTCATGGCTGCCTTCATCAAGCAGCGTGCTTCCCGCTATAAGGGCGGGGCCCCAGGAGGGGGCGGTGGCATTGCTGCGGTCCCAGGTGCCATGGGTCCCTCTGCTGTCAACGTGAATGCCGGTGCTTCGGCCGCAGGCATGCACATGGGCCAAGGTATGGGGATGCCCCCTATGGGTCCGctccagcaacagcagcagccgcagcaacagcagcagcaagctggCCTGCAGGGCCAAGCTGCCAACATGGCCAATATGAACCCCCAGTTCAGAGAGCTGCTGATACGGAGACACCagctccagcagcagcagcaacaacaacaacaacagcagcagcagcagcagatggGCGCCCACGGCCAGTTCCAGCAGCCACAGCCGCCCCAGCAGCAGGCATACCTGGGGCAGCAGCCCGGCCAGCCTCAGCCTGGGGGGCCGCAGCCCGGTCAGCCGCAGCAGGCCTACCCGGGCCCCGCGCTCCAGCAGCGGCTCCAGTCACATCAGCACCACCTGCagatgcagcagcagcagaatgCCATGTTGCAGGGGGGCGACGGTGGGGGTGGAGGCCCCCCCCTCCAGCAGCCGCAGCAGCCCCCGCCCCCTCAGGGCGGACCCCAGGCCACGTCCTCCCAGCCCATGCCCATGCTTCCACAGGCCCTGCACCAGCGGCTcctgcaacagcagcagcaacacttGGGCGGCGGCTCCCCGGCCCAGCATGGCAGCCCCATGAGCCCCCAGCAGAACCCCATGTCGCAATCGCCCCACCcgcacctgcagggggcgcccctAACGGCTGCCTCCTCGCTGAGCAGCCAGGTGCGCTCGCCCCAACTGTCACCACGTCCGCAGTCGCAGCCACCGCGCTCAAGCCCCTCGCCCCGCATGCAACCCcagccctccccccaccacatcTCCCCTCAGACCCAGACAGGGTCCCCGCATCAGGGCCACCTGCCCCAGCACCACCCAGCCATGGGAGTCCCTCAGCCCCTGgcccagcaacagcagcagcaaggccCCATGGACCCAGGGCCCTTCGGCAGCGACCCGAACGCTATGCTGTCTCAGCTTAGCAGCATGGGGGCCCTGCATGGGCCCGGAGCCACAGAGCTAATGGGCGGCAGCAGTCAGGACGTTAATCACAGTACCTTAGACATGATGTAG